In Acidobacteriota bacterium, the genomic window AGATGCACTCCCCGGGCTTGCCGAAGAGGAAGAGAGCAAGGATGAGGATGGCGATTATTATGAGGTGGGATCGTTTAAGAGGAAGGCCGGGGCGGAAAGGCGTTAGTTTGCTTTTCGTGCCGAGTATCAGAAGGAGAGAGAAAAGAATATCAGCAAACAGCAGGTTTACTAAGGAGAAATGGGCGAACTCGGCAAGTAGCAAGCCAAACCAGCTCGAGGCGATGGTACTTACTAAGACGATGAGGAAGATAAGTTCAAAGGGATCAAGCTTACGAGAGGCTTTCCTTCCGAAGGGGGTGAGGAAGAGAGAATATCCAGGAATGGCGAAGATGATGAGCAGAGAGATCATTCCGAAAAGCAGATGCATTTGATCTCATTCCTCCTTTCCTCTTCCGCCGATCCCGAGTTCCGAGATCGCCCTCTTTATTATTTCGGGGTAGGGGTGGTTTATATTTTTGAAGTCGGCGAGTTGCGATAAACGCTCATGATAGAGCTTTTTGGCGAATTTTGCCCTTTCCCTGGCAACCCTCCTCTGCGCTTTGGCGAGCTCTCGCTTGCTTTTATCTTTAAGTTCCTTGATAAAGGAGATGTATCCTTCCACTTCTTTTTCCAAAGGGTGGTTTTTTATGATGTACTCCCTCGCTCGCTCCCCATAGGCCTGGCGGAGATCAGGTCGCCAATAGAGGAGCTCGAGGGTGTAGAAGAGCTCCATTTCCTCGTATTTTCCCGGATCTATCTTGATAACGGTATCATCGGGGAGTTCCCTGAATTGGCCCAGGTTCGAGGTTATGACCGGCTTCCCTGCGGACATAAGCCGGAGCAGGCTTGCCGAGGTCTCACCACCGGTAGGATAGCGCAGGTTTAGGGCGACATCGGTTATCGCTATTATGTCCTCATAGGTTTCTTTCTCCACAAACCCAGTGGTTCTCACCTTGTCCGATATCCCTCGCTCGGCGAGCATCGAATCTAAAGGGAGTTCGTTCGATACCTCGCCCACGATGAAGAAGTAGGAGTTGGGGTAGAGGGAGTGGAAATGGGCGAATATGTTCAGTATGGTGCGTGCCCCTTTCATCTCGGAAAAGAGCCCAAAACTTGAGATGATGTAGCTATCTGAAAGCCCAAGCGCCTCCTTGAGCTTTCTTCCATCCCTCTTCTCCGAGGGCTTTATCCCCATAGGGACGAATGAGACCGGCACATCGGGGCATTCCCGTTCTACCAGATCCTTGAGATACCGGTTGTGGACGATTACTCCGAGCGAGAGCTCAACCGCCCGGCGGAAGCAGGGATAAAGGAAATAAAAAAGATTGCTCCCGAGCCCGGAAAGAACGAGCTTTGCCACCTTCTCCCCTTCCTCGCCATGGTTCTCCTTAAGTTCCCGATAGTAGCTCGCCTCGTCGAAGAAGGGGATGGTGAGCGCTCGGATCATATGATGGAGCATTCCCTCGTGGAGCACCACGATGCCCGGGTATTTCTTTAAGGTATTGTAGATATAGACATGGTAGGGGTTGTTTCCCAGTTGATAGATGTTCATATCGTAGCCCCGCTCCTTTAAGAGCCAGTCGTAGCGGAGGTAGTTTATCGTCTCAAAGCGGGAGGTTATCTCTTTATTGGTCGGTTGGTAATCGTCGATGATGAGGTCGATATCGAACTCCTCCTGAAGGAGGGGGAGTAATTCCTCCGAGTAGTGGGAGACACCGCTTTTTATCGGGCTTAACGGAGAGAAGTAGGCGATCCGCAACTTAACCCTCCCTCAATATCTCCGTCAGATGGTCGATAACATAATCCCAGGAGAGGTCCTTCACCCTGCGGTATCCCTCCTCGCCGAGCTCCTTAGCCAGCTTCCTCTTCTCGTAGAGGAGGTCCATCTTCTCGGCGAAGAGCTCGGGAGAAGGGGGGATGATGAAGCCCGTTTTCCCATCCTCAACGAACTCGAGCACCCCTCCAGAGTCAGGAGCGGTCAGCACCGGTTTTTTGGAAAGAAAAGCCTCGATGGTGATATAGCCGAAATCCTCCCCAATGGGGGCGAAGAAGACAGCAAGCGAGCTTGCGTAGAGGTGGATGAGTTGGGAATCGGGAACGAAGCCGAGGAGCTTCACCCTATCTTTAAGACCATATTTCTCTATCAAATATTCCAGATGAGGGCGGAAAGGACCAGAACCAGCGATGAGTGCCCGAACCGGCGAGCGGACATATCTCATCGCCTCGATGAGGAGATCGCCTCGTTTCACCCAGTCGAGCCTTCCCGCATAGAGGATGAAATCGCCATATTCTTCGAGGCGGAATTCATCCTTCAGTCGGGGAAGGGGGTAGAGGGTTTTGGCGTC contains:
- a CDS encoding glycosyltransferase family 4 protein; amino-acid sequence: MRIAYFSPLSPIKSGVSHYSEELLPLLQEEFDIDLIIDDYQPTNKEITSRFETINYLRYDWLLKERGYDMNIYQLGNNPYHVYIYNTLKKYPGIVVLHEGMLHHMIRALTIPFFDEASYYRELKENHGEEGEKVAKLVLSGLGSNLFYFLYPCFRRAVELSLGVIVHNRYLKDLVERECPDVPVSFVPMGIKPSEKRDGRKLKEALGLSDSYIISSFGLFSEMKGARTILNIFAHFHSLYPNSYFFIVGEVSNELPLDSMLAERGISDKVRTTGFVEKETYEDIIAITDVALNLRYPTGGETSASLLRLMSAGKPVITSNLGQFRELPDDTVIKIDPGKYEEMELFYTLELLYWRPDLRQAYGERAREYIIKNHPLEKEVEGYISFIKELKDKSKRELAKAQRRVARERAKFAKKLYHERLSQLADFKNINHPYPEIIKRAISELGIGGRGKEE
- a CDS encoding glycosyltransferase family 4 protein; translated protein: MRGTVLILHAQMPFIHGGAELLVELLKDNFVRRGYKTDIVALPFRWFPKSNVLKDALLWRFLDLWDDAGKEINLVIATKFPSYLIRHPNKVVWLFHQHREAYDVFGTKLSSLNNSPEDITLRDAIVELDNITLREARRLFSGSKTVAGRLKKYNGLDAKTLYPLPRLKDEFRLEEYGDFILYAGRLDWVKRGDLLIEAMRYVRSPVRALIAGSGPFRPHLEYLIEKYGLKDRVKLLGFVPDSQLIHLYASSLAVFFAPIGEDFGYITIEAFLSKKPVLTAPDSGGVLEFVEDGKTGFIIPPSPELFAEKMDLLYEKRKLAKELGEEGYRRVKDLSWDYVIDHLTEILREG